From Streptomyces sp. CMB-StM0423, a single genomic window includes:
- a CDS encoding TetR/AcrR family transcriptional regulator, whose translation MSGPDTSGELPTNGRSALRVDAQRNLEHVLRAAREVFGELGYGAPMEDVARRARVGVGTVYRRFPSKEVLVKRIAEAETARLTEQARAALQQEEEPWAALARFLRASVDSGAGRLLPPQVLGVTAQAPEGEPRVPQQRPSPDGTAPQAGGAVAGEGPGAEGASVGGTDAAALLDVVGQLVARARDAGSLRADVSVSDVLLVIATAAPSLPDPEQQAVASARLLDILLDGLRPHAEG comes from the coding sequence ATGTCGGGACCGGACACTTCCGGCGAACTGCCGACGAATGGCCGGTCGGCGCTGCGGGTCGACGCGCAGCGCAATCTGGAGCACGTCCTGCGCGCCGCGCGCGAGGTCTTCGGGGAGCTGGGTTACGGCGCCCCGATGGAGGACGTCGCCCGCCGCGCCAGGGTCGGCGTAGGCACGGTGTACCGCCGCTTCCCGAGCAAGGAAGTGCTGGTCAAGCGCATCGCCGAGGCGGAGACCGCGCGGCTCACCGAGCAGGCCCGTGCGGCACTGCAGCAGGAGGAAGAGCCGTGGGCCGCGCTGGCCCGCTTCCTCCGCGCGTCCGTCGACTCCGGTGCCGGGCGGCTGCTGCCGCCGCAGGTGCTGGGCGTGACGGCGCAGGCGCCGGAGGGCGAGCCGCGGGTGCCGCAGCAGCGGCCCTCGCCGGACGGCACGGCGCCGCAGGCCGGCGGTGCGGTCGCGGGTGAGGGCCCGGGTGCGGAGGGCGCGAGCGTCGGCGGTACGGACGCGGCGGCGCTGCTCGACGTGGTCGGGCAGTTGGTCGCGCGCGCCCGGGACGCGGGGTCGCTGCGCGCCGACGTATCGGTGTCGGACGTGCTGCTGGTGATAGCCACCGCGGCGCCGTCCCTGCCGGACCCGGAGCAGCAGGCGGTCGCGTCCGCGCGGCTGCTGGACATCCTGCTCGACGGGCTGCGGCCGCACGCGGAGGGCTGA